The following DNA comes from Simkania negevensis Z.
AGCAGCTTGTCCATCCTCATGAAAAAATTCATTTTGGGTGTCATAAAAAGCAAGATTGGACACTCATTCGAAGAAGACTAAGCTTAGAAGAAATTCTACCCCTTTGGTTTGCATTAGGACGCAAATGCCCTAAAGAGGATTTACATTATGAAGGGACAGCTGTCCTTTTCAAAGAGTGTGAAACAGCTATCGAAGCCCAGGATCGTACCCAAATCGGATCGCTGCTTCTCCAACTTTTTCAAATCGGTTTTGGAGGTATGCTCACCCCGCGGCTTCTCGACACCGATTTCCAGGGAATTCTTCCTCCTCAAAAAAAGGCGCAAGGTTCACCACTCATTTTGCTTAGTCACGGTGCCGATCTTATTCGAATGCTATTTCTCGGTGCTGAAGGAGACTACCTCAAAGTTCTTCCTTGCCTTCCTGTTGAGTTGCACTCTGGTCGCGCTGAGAATTTGCAGGTTTCTGAGCATCTCAATCTCGATCTCGATTGGTCGAAAAAAACAGTTCGCCGTTTAACGCTTCGCTCTAGTGGAGAGCAGTTATGGAAGCTCAAACTGCAAAAAGACCTCAAATCCTTTCGTCTAGATGGAAAGCGCATCCAAATAGAAGAATCTCTTCAATTGGAAGCGGGTAAAACATATATTCTCGATCGGTTTGAAAAATAGGTTATTTCCAAAGGGAAAATTTCTTCGTCAATTCGGAAACTGTTTCCCACTTTCCAAATAGCATGATGCCATAGTAGGTCAGTTCTTCATCGTTTTTTTGACGCGTATTTTGTGCCTGCTCTTCCCAAGTGCCCCCGATCATCGTATCGAGGTAGTCGGTGAAGGCGATCCCGTTTTCAATTGCAGCTTGGCGTGTGGCTCGAATCTTATTTGAATTGGCGCGCAAGACGATTAAAGGCATTTTAGAAATGTTGGGATGAGCGTTTTCATTCTTGTCAGCATAATCCATCAGTAGGAGGTCAGTTGGCCCTAGTGAAGCACCTAGTCCCATACACATGTGTGCAAGGGCATTGAGAGCAACACCTGCTTCCAAGCTTTGATTCATAACGGCAATCATTTTTTGCTGAAATGGATTCATAATTAACCTCCAAAATAGCGGATCAATAAGACGTAAGTTGCAGTTCCGGCAAAGATACTAATGATAGGCTGTTTAAAGGTCAAGTGGATGAATGCAGTCATTCCTATACCGATGAGCGCTGCTGTGTGACTGGAACTGGTGCGGACACCGTGTAAGGCAAGCAAAAGCATGATCGCGAGAGGAAGAGAGCGGGAAAGAACTTGCGCCAGCCTACTTGATCTAAGCTGTTTTGAAAAGAGAAAGGGAAGGGCGCGTGTGAAAAAAACCATGATTGCAAGTCCAATAGTGATGAAAATGAAAGTGGAGATTGTCATGATTTCTTACTTTCCTTCAAAAAGAATCTAAGGCAGATGTAAAAGAGCGTGATGAGGATACCAAAGATAAAAGCTTGGTTATGGAAGAAAATCACCCCAAGACCAAAACCTAACAGGGCAACAAGTGCAATCGAAAGGTCTTTACATTTCTTCCACTGCTCGATGAAAAAGACTGTGAAAAGAGCTGTGAGAGAAAATTCAAGCCCAGGAATTTGAAAAAACCCCTTTCCAAAATACGCCCCAATAAATGTACCGCTCACCCAATAAAAATGAATCACCCAAGTGAGGTGAAATAGGTAGGGGATTTCATTTTTTCGTTCTCCATGGTGTTGAACAATAGAGTAAGTCGCATCAACTAGGCCAAAGATGAGATATTGACGGGGCCAAAAGCTGACCTTTTCATACCTGTGAAGAACTGACAGACCATAAAAACTGTTTCTAAGAGCGACAAAGAGAGAGGTGATGAAAAATCCTAAAATAGACCCATGAGCAGCAAAAATTCCGATGGCAACAAATTGAATTGCACCAGCTAAAACCAGAAGGCTCATCAAAGGTGCCAAATACCAAGGGAGGCTAAGTTCTGTAACAAAGAGAATTCCAAAGACGATCCCGAGAGGAAAGTAAGCAAAAAAAGTCGCAACTGAATCTTTTAAGGCGGTTAAAAAAGGAAGTCGGACCATTTTTCTTTTTCCGTTGGTGTTAGAATTTTCAAAGAGGAAGGAAGGATGCGGATGTAGACATCTTCATTGAATTGCATGGGTTCCCCGTCGAGATGGAGGTAATGCAAAGGCTTTTTGATGATCACCTCTTGGCATTTGAGAGCGATGGTGTATTTCGAATCTTCAATTTGTCTATTGAAAAGGTCGTGAACGAGTTTAGGGGTGGCGTGTTTGGGAAATTCTTTTAAGATGATCACGTCCAGATAGCCATCGTCAATTTCAGCGTGAGGGGCAATGAAGGCATTGTTGCCGTATTGCTTACTGTTGGCAAAGCAGATGAGAAATGCTTTTTCGACGAGGGGTTTACCGTCGATGACAAGCTCATACGCTTGAGGTTGGTAGTTCGGAAGCTCGCTGAGGACGACTTTGATATAAGACGAAAAACCTCGCTTTCCCAGTTCAGAAAAAGCATGGCTGACTTCGGCATCAAATCCGATCCCAGCTACCCCAATATACGACTCTTGATTGATTTTGACGGTGTCGATCCACTGGTCGTGGTTTTCATTGATGATTTCGATAGCAAGCTTAGGATCACTTGGGATTTTAAAGTGACGAGCAAGACCGTTACCTGAACCCGTTGGGATGATTCCCAAGGCTGCAGGCGATCCAATGAGTCCTTGAGCCACTTCGTTGATGGTTCCATCGCCACCAACTGCCACGACGACTTCGAATTTTTTTTCGAGGGCTTTTTGAGCCAGTTCTGTTGCGTGCTTGGGTCGATCGGTATAAAAGATTTTATATTCGAATTGTTTCCGATCGAGATGCTTTTTGATAAGCGGTTTGATCTTCTTATTTTTTCCGGTTCCAGAAATCGGATTGACAATGAAACACACCTTTTTTTTCGGAGGGCTTTTGGCTCCCACACAAAAGAGGCAAAGGCAGATAAGAAGAATTTTAAAAAACCGTTTCATCTTCACCCATTTTATTCTAGAGCTCCATAACAAAAAATTCCATAGCTAATTTGATTCAGATTTTCGCTGAATTTTTCTCTCTCAAAATCGACTACATTGTCCATGAGACAAGGGGAGGGTTTCCATAGGAAAATCTAAATTGATGACACCCCTTGCTTTAGAACTGTTTTTTCTGTAGAAAAAACGTATGCAAAAAATATTGATGAAAGACCCCCATAAATTGCTTGGACTCCA
Coding sequences within:
- a CDS encoding DUF2000 domain-containing protein; this encodes MNPFQQKMIAVMNQSLEAGVALNALAHMCMGLGASLGPTDLLLMDYADKNENAHPNISKMPLIVLRANSNKIRATRQAAIENGIAFTDYLDTMIGGTWEEQAQNTRQKNDEELTYYGIMLFGKWETVSELTKKFSLWK
- a CDS encoding diacylglycerol/lipid kinase family protein; translated protein: MKRFFKILLICLCLFCVGAKSPPKKKVCFIVNPISGTGKNKKIKPLIKKHLDRKQFEYKIFYTDRPKHATELAQKALEKKFEVVVAVGGDGTINEVAQGLIGSPAALGIIPTGSGNGLARHFKIPSDPKLAIEIINENHDQWIDTVKINQESYIGVAGIGFDAEVSHAFSELGKRGFSSYIKVVLSELPNYQPQAYELVIDGKPLVEKAFLICFANSKQYGNNAFIAPHAEIDDGYLDVIILKEFPKHATPKLVHDLFNRQIEDSKYTIALKCQEVIIKKPLHYLHLDGEPMQFNEDVYIRILPSSLKILTPTEKEKWSDFLF
- a CDS encoding AzlC family ABC transporter permease, with the protein product MVRLPFLTALKDSVATFFAYFPLGIVFGILFVTELSLPWYLAPLMSLLVLAGAIQFVAIGIFAAHGSILGFFITSLFVALRNSFYGLSVLHRYEKVSFWPRQYLIFGLVDATYSIVQHHGERKNEIPYLFHLTWVIHFYWVSGTFIGAYFGKGFFQIPGLEFSLTALFTVFFIEQWKKCKDLSIALVALLGFGLGVIFFHNQAFIFGILITLFYICLRFFLKESKKS
- a CDS encoding branched-chain amino acid transporter permease, producing the protein MTISTFIFITIGLAIMVFFTRALPFLFSKQLRSSRLAQVLSRSLPLAIMLLLALHGVRTSSSHTAALIGIGMTAFIHLTFKQPIISIFAGTATYVLLIRYFGG